A stretch of the Argentina anserina chromosome 6, drPotAnse1.1, whole genome shotgun sequence genome encodes the following:
- the LOC126801037 gene encoding putative F-box protein PP2-B12 produces the protein MEEAEEEQSLVAHHVMDLQGLPEGCIANIVSLTSPRDACRLSLLSKTFMSAADSDAVWDKFLPPEKRTMSPEELGCFAAKSKKDVYLALYPVLFSEGKLSFSLDKWSGKKCYMIPARELGIVWGGTPLYWRWISHPESRFVEVAELLHVCWLEMHGKIETRLLFPLTLYKAYLVFKFTARASGFENLPAEVSIGLEGGETTSQTEFLHSGVIDRHRYPKVRFDGWLEIEMGEFLTEGENGVLKMHCLANGGGHWKRGLVVEGIEVRPANRQCL, from the exons ATGGAGGAAGCAGAGGAGGAACAATCACTTGTGGCTCATCACGTAATGGATCTGCAGGGGTTGCCGGAGGGTTGCATAGCCAACATCGTATCGTTAACGAGTCCTCGAGATGCATGCCGGCTGTCTTTGCTTTCTAAGACTTTCATGTCGGCGGCGGATTCCGACGCCGTTTGGGACAAGTTCCTTCCGCCTGAGAAACGGACCATGTCCCCAGAGGAGCTTGGATGCTTTGCCGCCAAATCCAAGAAGGATGTCTACTTGGCTCTGTACCCTGTCCTCTTCAGCGAGGGTAAATTG AGCTTTTCACTGGACAAGTGGAGTGGGAAAAAATGTTACATGATTCCTGCAAGAGAGCTTGGTATTGTCTGGGGAGGTACTCCGTTGTATTGGAGATGGATTTCTCATCCTGAATCCAG GTTTGTGGAGGTGGCTGAGCTTCTTCATGTTTGCTGGCTTGAAATGCATGGGAAAATTGAAACACGCCTGCTGTTCCCATTGACTCTGTACAAAGCTTACCTTGTGTTCAAGTTTACTGCAAGGGCTTCTGGATTTGAAAACCTTCCTGCAGAGGTCAGTATAGGGCTGGAGGGAGGAGAAACTACCAGCCAAACTGAATTTCTTCACAGTGGAGTGATAGACCGCCATCGGTACCCGAAGGTGAGATTTGACGGATGGTTGGAGATTGAGATGGGCGAGTTCCTTACTGAAGGTGAAAATGGGGTGTTGAAAATGCATTGTTTGGCCAATGGGGGTGGTCACTGGAAGAGAGGTCTGGTTGTTGAAGGCATTGAGGTCCGGCCGGCTAACAGGCAGTGCTTGTAG
- the LOC126799006 gene encoding putative F-box protein PP2-B12 isoform X1: protein MPPQTQTKLLRRSTTKRRRRTRHRALKQSKKKIMRNDEGNEQRGAVTVELDLQALPEGCIANVISLTTPPDACRLSSVSRSFRSAAESDAVWSKFLPPEIPTILSHTAADAPSCRSKSKEFYLALCDHPVLIDDGKLSFSLDKWSGKKCYMVAARDLAIVWADTPNYWKWISVNDSSKNRFGEVAELVGVCWLEIRGRIDTRLLSPLTMYKAYLVFKLTAAAYGFDYQPAEVSVGLVGSEPTKHDVFLDADRGQTQSYQIVPRRIGIFHRSRILGLQVSRPREIDDDQYPKERADGWLEIELGEFFCKGGEDGALEMTCLETKGGQWKGGLIVQGIEVRPKRK, encoded by the exons ATGCCGCCACAAACACAGACCAAGCTATTACGAAgatcaacaacaaaaagaagACGAAGAACACGACACCGCGCACTGAAACAGAGCAAGAAGAAGATCATGCGTAACGATGAAGGAAATGAACAAAGAGGCGCAGTGACGGTGGAGTTGGATCTGCAGGCTTTGCCGGAGGGATGCATAGCCAACGTCATCTCTCTTACGACTCCTCCCGATGCGTGCCGGCTCTCTTCGGTTTCCAGGAGCTTCCGGTCGGCCGCTGAATCCGACGCCGTTTGGAGCAAGTTCCTGCCGCCGGAGATTCCCACCATCCTATCTCACACGGCGGCTGACGCACCCAGTTGCCGATCCAAATCCAAGGAGTTCTATCTCGCTCTCTGTGACCATCCGGTGCTCATTGACGATGGCAAACTG AGCTTCTCACTAGACAAATGGAGTGGGAAGAAGTGTTACATGGTTGCTGCAAGAGACCTTGCGATTGTTTGGGCTGATACTCCTAACTATTGGAAATGGATTTCTGTGAATGATTCCAG CAAAAACAGGTTTGGAGAGGTTGCTGAGCTTGTTGGTGTTTGCTGGCTTGAAATCAGAGGCAGAATTGACACACGATTGCTGTCCCCTTTGACTATGTACAAAGCCTACCTTGTGTTCAAATTAACTGCAGCGGCTTATGGATTTGACTACCAACCTGCAGAGGTTAGTGTAGGTTTGGTTGGATCAGAACCCACAAAGCATGATGTGTTTCTTGACGCGGACAGAGGTCAGACTCAAAGCTACCAGATAGTACCAAGGCGTATTGGTATATTCCACAGAAGCCGCATTTTGGGTCTGCAAGTGTCCCGACCTAGAGAGATCGATGATGATCAATACCCCAAGGAAAGAGCAGATGGGTGGTTGGAGATCGAGCTGGGTGAGTTCTTCTGTAAAGGAGGAGAAGATGGAGCGTTGGAAATGACTTGTTTGGAAACCAAGGGTGGTCAGTGGAAAGGTGGTCTTATTGTTCAAGGCATTGAGGTCAGGCCAAAGAGGAAATAG
- the LOC126799006 gene encoding putative F-box protein PP2-B12 isoform X2, which produces MPPQTQTKLLRRSTTKRRRRTRHRALKQSKKKIMRNDEGNEQRGAVTVELDLQALPEGCIANVISLTTPPDACRLSSVSRSFRSAAESDAVWSKFLPPEIPTILSHTAADAPSCRSKSKEFYLALCDHPVLIDDGKLSFSLDKWSGKKCYMVAARDLAIVWADTPNYWKWISVNDSRFGEVAELVGVCWLEIRGRIDTRLLSPLTMYKAYLVFKLTAAAYGFDYQPAEVSVGLVGSEPTKHDVFLDADRGQTQSYQIVPRRIGIFHRSRILGLQVSRPREIDDDQYPKERADGWLEIELGEFFCKGGEDGALEMTCLETKGGQWKGGLIVQGIEVRPKRK; this is translated from the exons ATGCCGCCACAAACACAGACCAAGCTATTACGAAgatcaacaacaaaaagaagACGAAGAACACGACACCGCGCACTGAAACAGAGCAAGAAGAAGATCATGCGTAACGATGAAGGAAATGAACAAAGAGGCGCAGTGACGGTGGAGTTGGATCTGCAGGCTTTGCCGGAGGGATGCATAGCCAACGTCATCTCTCTTACGACTCCTCCCGATGCGTGCCGGCTCTCTTCGGTTTCCAGGAGCTTCCGGTCGGCCGCTGAATCCGACGCCGTTTGGAGCAAGTTCCTGCCGCCGGAGATTCCCACCATCCTATCTCACACGGCGGCTGACGCACCCAGTTGCCGATCCAAATCCAAGGAGTTCTATCTCGCTCTCTGTGACCATCCGGTGCTCATTGACGATGGCAAACTG AGCTTCTCACTAGACAAATGGAGTGGGAAGAAGTGTTACATGGTTGCTGCAAGAGACCTTGCGATTGTTTGGGCTGATACTCCTAACTATTGGAAATGGATTTCTGTGAATGATTCCAG GTTTGGAGAGGTTGCTGAGCTTGTTGGTGTTTGCTGGCTTGAAATCAGAGGCAGAATTGACACACGATTGCTGTCCCCTTTGACTATGTACAAAGCCTACCTTGTGTTCAAATTAACTGCAGCGGCTTATGGATTTGACTACCAACCTGCAGAGGTTAGTGTAGGTTTGGTTGGATCAGAACCCACAAAGCATGATGTGTTTCTTGACGCGGACAGAGGTCAGACTCAAAGCTACCAGATAGTACCAAGGCGTATTGGTATATTCCACAGAAGCCGCATTTTGGGTCTGCAAGTGTCCCGACCTAGAGAGATCGATGATGATCAATACCCCAAGGAAAGAGCAGATGGGTGGTTGGAGATCGAGCTGGGTGAGTTCTTCTGTAAAGGAGGAGAAGATGGAGCGTTGGAAATGACTTGTTTGGAAACCAAGGGTGGTCAGTGGAAAGGTGGTCTTATTGTTCAAGGCATTGAGGTCAGGCCAAAGAGGAAATAG
- the LOC126798531 gene encoding uncharacterized protein LOC126798531 — MSCSVYNTPLETSFNRQDEGLESCDTSALSTHIYMEDHALVPVPDDSLSLTGYALAIGQEFPDVETCRRALKDVAIAMHFDLRIVKSDRSRFIAKCSKEGCPWRVHVAKCPGVPTFTIRTLQGEHTCEGVRHLHHQQASVGWVARSVEARVRDNPRYKPKEILQDIRDQHGVAVSYMQAWRGKERSMAALHGTLEEGYRLLPAYCEQIRKNNPGSIASVFAVGQDNCFQRLFISYRASIYGFIHACRPLLELDKAHLKGKYLGTLLCAASVDADDALYPLAIAIVDVESDENWMWFMSELRKLLGVNTDNMPRLTILSERQKGIVEAVETHFPSASHGFCLRYVSENFRDTFKNTKLVNIFWNAVYALTAVEFESKIAEMMEISQDVIPWFQHFPPQLWAVTYFEGVRYGHFTLGVTELLYNWALECHELPIVQMMEHIRHQMSSWFDERRDMGMRLTSILVPSAEKRILEAIADARCYQVLRANEVEFEIVSTERTNIVDIRTRVCSCRRWHIYGLPCAHAAAALISCGHSVPLFAEPCFTVASYRETYSQMIHPIPDKSLWNEPGEGTEGGSAKVDILIRPPKTRRPPGRPKKKVLRVENFKRPKRVVQCGRCHLLGHSQKKCTLPI; from the coding sequence ATGTCGTGCAGTGTTTACAACACACCCTTGGAGACGAGTTTTAATCGTCAGGATGAGGGGTTAGAATCCTGTGATACTTCTGCTCTTTCTACCCATATATACATGGAAGATCATGCATTAGTTCCTGTACCCGATGATTCTCTTAGCTTGACGGGCTATGCGTTGGCTATCGGACAAGAATTTCCTGATGTTGAAACTTGCCGAAGAGCATTGAAGGATGTTGCCATTGCAATGCATTTTGATCTTCGTATTGTCAAATCAGATCGAAGCCGGTTTATAGCCAAGTGCTCCAAAGAAGGCTGTCCATGGCGTGTCCATGTAGCGAAATGTCCCGGAGTTCCCACCTTTACAATAAGAACCCTGCAGGGTGAGCATACCTGTGAAGGAGTCCGCCACCTTCATCATCAGCAAGCTTCAGTAGGTTGGGTTGCTAGGTCTGTGGAAGCTCGAGTTCGGGATAATCCGCGATATAAACCAAAGGAGATCCTGCAGGATATCCGTGATCAGCATGGGGTTGCTGTTTCTTACATGCAAGCATGGCGCGGCAAGGAGCGTAGTATGGCAGCGCTTCATGGAACCCTTGAAGAAGGATATCGCCTTCTTCCTGCATACTGTGAGCAAATAAGGAAAAACAATCCAGGAAGCATTGCTTCAGTTTTTGCCGTTGGACAAGATAATTGCTTCCAGCGGCTCTTTATTTCTTACCGTGCATCAATTTATGGGTTTATACATGCTTGCAGACCACTTTTAGAACTTGACAAAGCACATCTTAAAGGAAAATACCTGGGTACATTACTCTGTGCTGCATCTGTTGATGCTGATGATGCTTTATATCCACTGGCAATAGCTATTGTCGATGTTGAAAGTGATGAGAATTGGATGTGGTTCATGTCAGAGTTACGGAAGCTTCTTGGAGTAAACACTGACAACATGCCTAGGCTTACGATACTCTCTGAAAGACAAAAGGGCATTGTGGAAGCTGTGGAAACTCATTTTCCAAGTGCCTCTCATGGTTTTTGTCTTCGTTATGTAAGTGAAAATTTTCGTGATACATTTAAGAACACAAAGTTGGTGAATATCTTCTGGAATGCTGTTTATGCTCTCACTGcagttgaatttgagagcaaGATTGCAGAGATGATGGAGATCTCACAAGATGTCATACCATGGTTTCAACACTTCCCTCCTCAACTTTGGGCTGTAACATACTTTGAAGGTGTGCGATATGGTCATTTTACCCTTGGGGTTACAGAGCTGCTGTATAATTGGGCTCTTGAATGCCATGAGCTCCCTATTGTGCAAATGATGGAGCATATTCGGCACCAGATGTCGTCGTGGTTTGATGAACGTAGGGACATGGGCATGAGGTTGACATCAATTCTAGTACCTTCTGCTGAGAAGCGTATCTTAGAGGCAATTGCTGATGCACGCTGCTATCAAGTGCTTCGTGCAAATgaagttgaatttgaaattgTATCAACTGAACGGACAAATATTGTGGATATAAGAACTCGAGTGTGCTCATGTCGCCGTTggcatatatatggtttaccTTGTGCTCATGCTGCTGCTGCACTTATTTCTTGTGGACACAGTGTCCCTTTATTTGCTGAGCCTTGCTTCACAGTAGCAAGTTACAGAGAGACCTATTCACAGATGATTCATCCTATTCCTGACAAGAGCTTATGGAATGAGCCCGGTGAAGGAACAGAGGGTGGGAGTGCCAAGGTTGATATTTTGATTCGTCCGCCCAAGACCAGGCGTCCCCCTGGCAGACCGAAAAAGAAGGTCCTTCGTGTAGAGAATTTCAAGCGTCCAAAGAGAGTTGTTCAATGTGGTCGGTGCCATTTGTTAGGACATTCTCAAAAGAAATGCACCTTGCCAATATGA